A genome region from Longimicrobium sp. includes the following:
- a CDS encoding nitrile hydratase subunit alpha: MSTQDGHAAQPWLKHGWIKQKRAYLEARTRAMIVHRAWRDPEFRERLLADPRAALAAVLDLRIPDDVEIEIVQEAEGEMTLVLPHMPESSRPPGTLAGASGRLDACSTHVLMWTGGCTGTC, encoded by the coding sequence ATGTCGACTCAAGATGGCCACGCCGCGCAACCCTGGCTGAAACACGGGTGGATCAAGCAGAAGCGCGCCTACCTGGAAGCACGGACCCGCGCGATGATCGTGCACCGCGCCTGGCGCGACCCGGAGTTCCGTGAGCGTCTGCTGGCCGATCCACGCGCCGCTCTCGCAGCGGTGCTCGATCTGCGGATTCCGGATGATGTGGAGATCGAGATCGTTCAGGAAGCGGAAGGCGAGATGACGCTGGTCCTTCCGCACATGCCCGAGAGCAGCCGCCCACCGGGCACGCTCGCCGGGGCCTCCGGGCGGCTGGACGCCTGCAGCACCCACGTCCTCATGTGGACAGGGGGGTGCACGGGTACCTGCTAG
- a CDS encoding type 2 lanthipeptide synthetase LanM family protein — MRNPTLIDAIIANGAGLQERLTAGVTVDQRRFVPSFELQQVERWKTLLGESHPEALERRLTAAGIRYAPAELASRIGPLKALAGRPEWLDAFLEIHAALKAAADTPRFDPPAGPWRFVRASDPLPFQHLLAPVVVLASRDLHARRPWAGSLLAEAAVAEVERGLLQTLVYLFSRSLQSDFSYFRGGDPVSWRGVDAEGDELYREFCHHLLAHGLDDFFATRPVLARLLVCAVQTWSGATARLLDRLRADLALLETEFGGGRPLGRVVEFAGKLSDRHDGGDSVAVLGFASGQRIVYKPRDLRIEQWFNALLAGLNGTGSMPRLRTLRVCVRERYGWTEFVEPLPCADAGGIVAFYERAGALLCLAYVLGGTDLHAENLMASGADPVLVDVEMLFQPECEFAPLLPAAESAQEDHPVWPPTQVYATGLLPIGSLQGHGTVDLSGLGATPGQSTGRTLPAFGQVNRSGMCLLDEEVRTPGLPNRPACGGVHAGVRDHADAVARGFAAAWGTVIRHRVEVLERVEQCVALPIRVVFRPTRHYSDLRFEAVSPGAVRSGTAHDLVYERLYAAALDGPARQPLVRLAASEVRTLRRLDIPRFTTAADATWVELDDGVRIEGCLSRSGYARVVERVRTMDLGSLDVHLQLIGLALATDDGPRPAAPAGTGGRAEAHDPLGADDAVAAAAGIVAYLRRKALYRGKDVLWLGVRGMHESATPHLRPLRFDLYSGSVGVALFLAAFARVTGDPEARRMALGALSELRCALRRPGDSPLARYDVGGASGLGSVAYGLLRCGTLLNDGGIVEDAGRAARLITPERVAADEVLDVMRGAAGGLLGILAVHEAAPEPALVDNALACARHLVHTRVESGDGACAWRTIRRERRSGLSHGAAGIAYALMRVHHHFPGEGFGRVAREAVAFENTLYDPDAGDWRALLPEDADGNARRSMCTWCNGAAGIGLARLLGDAPATRDDVDRALRATLRSLGTGADFVCCGETGRVELLLEAAERLDLPEQAFVARRHLAWMVGRAAGSGGFHLGTGRSGGNQDVGLFTGLAGIGYQLLRSTHPGQVPPFLGWR; from the coding sequence ATGCGCAATCCGACTCTGATCGACGCCATCATCGCCAACGGAGCCGGCCTGCAGGAGCGGCTCACGGCTGGCGTGACGGTAGACCAGCGCCGGTTCGTCCCTTCATTCGAGCTCCAGCAGGTCGAGCGCTGGAAGACCCTGCTCGGCGAGAGCCATCCGGAGGCGCTGGAACGCCGCCTCACGGCGGCGGGAATCCGGTACGCACCCGCGGAGCTGGCCTCCCGCATCGGGCCGCTGAAGGCGCTGGCCGGCCGGCCCGAGTGGCTCGACGCGTTTCTGGAGATCCACGCGGCGCTGAAAGCCGCCGCCGACACGCCGCGGTTCGACCCTCCCGCGGGCCCGTGGCGCTTCGTTCGCGCCAGCGACCCACTCCCCTTCCAGCACCTGCTTGCACCCGTGGTGGTGCTTGCCTCGCGCGACCTGCATGCGCGCCGGCCCTGGGCAGGCTCGCTGCTCGCCGAAGCTGCGGTGGCTGAGGTGGAGCGGGGGCTACTGCAGACGCTGGTCTATCTCTTCTCACGCAGCCTGCAGAGCGATTTCAGCTACTTCCGCGGCGGGGACCCCGTTTCATGGCGGGGTGTGGACGCCGAGGGCGACGAACTGTACCGGGAGTTCTGCCACCACCTGCTGGCGCACGGGCTGGACGATTTCTTCGCCACCCGTCCGGTGCTGGCGCGCCTGCTCGTGTGCGCGGTTCAGACGTGGAGCGGTGCGACCGCACGCCTGCTCGACCGGCTCCGCGCGGACCTTGCCCTCCTGGAGACGGAGTTCGGCGGCGGCCGGCCGCTCGGACGCGTGGTCGAGTTCGCCGGCAAGCTGTCGGACCGGCACGACGGCGGCGACTCCGTGGCCGTGCTGGGCTTCGCCTCGGGGCAGCGGATCGTCTACAAACCGCGCGACCTGCGGATCGAGCAGTGGTTCAACGCTCTCCTCGCGGGGCTGAACGGGACCGGCTCGATGCCGCGTCTGCGTACGCTGCGCGTGTGTGTGCGCGAGCGCTACGGGTGGACCGAGTTCGTGGAGCCCCTGCCCTGCGCCGATGCGGGGGGAATCGTGGCGTTCTACGAGCGGGCGGGTGCGCTCCTGTGTCTGGCGTACGTGCTGGGCGGAACAGACCTGCACGCCGAAAACCTCATGGCGTCGGGCGCGGACCCCGTGCTCGTCGACGTGGAGATGCTCTTCCAGCCCGAGTGCGAGTTCGCTCCGCTGCTCCCGGCGGCGGAATCGGCGCAGGAAGACCACCCGGTATGGCCGCCGACACAGGTGTACGCCACGGGGCTGCTCCCCATCGGCTCCCTCCAAGGGCACGGCACGGTGGACCTGAGCGGGCTCGGGGCAACTCCGGGGCAGTCCACGGGCCGGACGCTGCCCGCGTTCGGCCAGGTGAACCGCTCGGGAATGTGCCTGCTCGACGAGGAGGTGCGTACGCCGGGCCTGCCCAACCGGCCCGCCTGCGGCGGGGTGCATGCCGGCGTGCGGGACCACGCAGACGCGGTCGCCCGCGGCTTTGCCGCCGCGTGGGGCACGGTCATTCGGCACCGCGTCGAGGTGCTGGAACGGGTGGAGCAATGCGTGGCGCTGCCGATCCGCGTCGTGTTCCGGCCAACCCGCCACTACAGCGATCTGCGGTTTGAAGCCGTCTCCCCGGGCGCCGTCCGGAGCGGTACAGCGCACGACCTGGTGTACGAGCGGCTCTACGCCGCCGCGCTGGACGGGCCGGCGCGGCAGCCCCTGGTCCGCCTTGCGGCCTCCGAGGTGCGGACGCTCCGGCGCCTCGACATCCCCCGTTTCACCACGGCCGCGGACGCGACCTGGGTGGAACTGGATGACGGGGTCCGCATCGAGGGCTGCCTGAGCCGGTCCGGATACGCGCGCGTCGTGGAACGGGTCCGTACCATGGACCTCGGCTCTCTCGACGTTCACCTCCAGCTGATCGGACTGGCGCTCGCGACGGACGACGGCCCGCGTCCCGCCGCCCCCGCCGGCACGGGTGGGAGAGCGGAAGCGCACGACCCGCTGGGGGCGGACGATGCCGTGGCCGCGGCCGCTGGCATCGTGGCGTACCTGCGGCGCAAGGCGCTGTACCGGGGCAAAGACGTCTTGTGGCTGGGTGTCCGGGGAATGCACGAGAGTGCGACACCGCACCTGAGGCCGCTCCGGTTCGACCTGTACTCCGGGAGCGTGGGCGTGGCCCTTTTCCTGGCCGCCTTCGCCCGCGTCACGGGCGACCCCGAGGCTCGCCGGATGGCACTGGGGGCGCTCTCGGAGCTGCGCTGCGCCCTTCGGCGGCCGGGGGATTCACCTCTCGCGCGCTACGACGTCGGCGGTGCCTCGGGGCTCGGATCGGTGGCCTACGGGCTGCTGCGCTGCGGAACGCTTCTGAACGATGGCGGCATCGTGGAGGACGCGGGCCGCGCGGCCCGCCTGATCACCCCCGAACGAGTGGCCGCCGACGAAGTACTGGACGTGATGCGCGGGGCGGCCGGAGGCCTGCTCGGGATCCTGGCTGTGCACGAGGCCGCGCCCGAGCCGGCACTGGTGGACAACGCGCTCGCCTGTGCCCGGCACCTCGTGCACACCCGCGTGGAGTCCGGCGATGGAGCGTGTGCGTGGCGCACCATCCGCCGCGAGCGGCGCTCCGGGCTTTCGCACGGCGCCGCGGGGATTGCGTACGCGCTCATGCGGGTTCATCACCACTTCCCCGGCGAGGGCTTCGGCCGCGTCGCCCGGGAGGCGGTTGCGTTCGAGAACACGCTCTACGATCCCGATGCGGGCGACTGGCGGGCCCTCCTCCCCGAGGACGCCGACGGCAATGCGCGACGGAGCATGTGCACCTGGTGCAATGGCGCGGCGGGGATCGGGCTCGCGCGGCTGCTCGGCGACGCACCCGCCACGCGCGACGACGTGGACCGCGCGTTGCGAGCCACGCTGCGCTCGCTCGGCACGGGGGCGGACTTCGTCTGCTGCGGCGAGACGGGGCGCGTGGAGCTACTGCTTG